A DNA window from Agarivorans sp. TSD2052 contains the following coding sequences:
- a CDS encoding carbohydrate porin, with protein sequence MRCYFPFLHFTLLAFAASAQAQQFDDLSKDVSPYNHQPLYQGVDELSNYQEMKKNLSVNYGLDYQIQAAPIAQTDGYGNNYLDNETDLIIQKRFWESEDGYGKLIFAGVMVNMLNNSYTRKFADDVGLGPSQPNGGMTGPDQNITAINGFWWEHQLLDKHLTYRLGHLYTTRLWATNKYLSDDRSTFMASAFSHQGLSWTSGQRALGATVSIQNNWAYAQAGFNDAKPNGKDIDFGSFTDGKMVGHLEFGFTPQFSFGSGEFKISLADIDDTTSTITSPNEIDANRAGQTISISMSQGIGNVGLFARYNRSYQRYAAKTKAVAVAGIVINDLINNQDVLGIGYAEVEPIDRIRRDYGNEKSIELYYDFKVTNRLSIAPDIQHYFTKSATRGVRKAGDTIFGLRHRYML encoded by the coding sequence ATGCGTTGTTATTTTCCATTCCTACACTTCACTTTGCTGGCATTTGCCGCTTCGGCACAAGCTCAACAATTCGACGACCTATCAAAAGATGTTTCACCATACAATCATCAACCTCTTTACCAAGGGGTTGATGAATTAAGCAATTACCAAGAGATGAAAAAAAACTTATCGGTAAACTATGGTTTAGACTACCAGATTCAAGCTGCCCCTATAGCTCAAACAGATGGCTATGGGAACAACTACCTCGACAACGAAACTGACTTAATCATTCAAAAGCGTTTTTGGGAAAGTGAAGATGGCTATGGAAAACTAATATTTGCAGGTGTAATGGTGAATATGCTGAACAATAGCTACACCCGTAAATTTGCCGACGATGTAGGGTTAGGACCTAGTCAGCCAAATGGAGGGATGACCGGCCCTGATCAAAACATTACCGCCATCAACGGATTTTGGTGGGAACACCAATTACTCGATAAGCACCTTACTTATCGATTAGGCCACTTATATACCACCCGATTATGGGCAACTAATAAATACTTAAGTGATGACCGTAGTACATTTATGGCATCTGCTTTCTCACATCAAGGTTTAAGTTGGACAAGTGGGCAGCGCGCCTTAGGAGCAACCGTATCCATTCAAAACAACTGGGCCTATGCCCAGGCTGGTTTTAACGATGCTAAACCCAATGGCAAAGACATTGATTTTGGTAGTTTTACCGACGGTAAAATGGTAGGTCATTTAGAGTTTGGCTTCACCCCTCAGTTCAGCTTTGGCAGTGGTGAATTTAAAATCAGCCTAGCTGATATAGACGATACCACCAGCACAATTACGTCACCAAACGAAATAGATGCGAACAGAGCTGGCCAAACCATATCAATTAGCATGAGCCAAGGCATTGGAAATGTCGGATTATTCGCCCGTTACAATCGCTCATATCAACGTTATGCTGCTAAAACAAAAGCGGTTGCAGTAGCAGGAATTGTCATCAATGATTTAATAAATAACCAAGATGTATTGGGAATTGGTTACGCTGAAGTAGAGCCTATCGACCGTATTCGTCGAGACTATGGAAACGAAAAATCGATTGAGTTGTACTATGACTTTAAAGTGACGAATCGATTAAGTATCGCGCCAGATATCCAACATTACTTCACCAAGTCTGCCACACGAGGAGTAAGAAAAGCTGGTGATACAATCTTTGGGCTGCGCCACCGTTACATGCTTTAA
- a CDS encoding class GN sortase, which produces MSISFLAKHPVPCALFLLGLLVLSHGAYIQAKAYLAQFLIAQAWQQTLDDQQPHKPWQWADTYPVAKLSFVTKQESIGFKHQVDSVFVLAGASGRTLAFGPGLVLSGANIGEVGNTVIAGHRDTHFANLAAINKGDLLQVEDNNGGVLLYQVVNTQVAHQSDTHFMAPSDDNRLTLITCYPFNQLSGGAEQRYIVEALLVKQPTAI; this is translated from the coding sequence ATGAGCATCAGCTTTTTGGCAAAACACCCTGTGCCTTGCGCGTTGTTTCTACTTGGCTTGTTAGTGTTAAGCCATGGCGCATACATTCAAGCAAAGGCCTATTTAGCACAATTTTTAATTGCTCAAGCTTGGCAGCAAACCTTAGATGACCAACAACCCCATAAACCTTGGCAATGGGCCGATACTTACCCCGTCGCCAAGCTTAGTTTTGTGACAAAACAAGAAAGTATCGGTTTCAAACACCAAGTAGACTCTGTGTTTGTATTAGCGGGGGCGTCGGGGCGCACCTTGGCTTTTGGCCCTGGCTTAGTATTGAGCGGGGCAAACATAGGTGAGGTCGGCAACACCGTGATAGCGGGTCATCGCGATACCCACTTCGCTAACTTAGCCGCCATAAATAAAGGCGATCTACTGCAAGTTGAAGACAATAATGGTGGCGTATTACTGTATCAAGTGGTGAATACTCAAGTTGCTCATCAAAGCGATACGCATTTTATGGCGCCTAGCGACGATAACCGCTTAACCCTGATTACCTGTTATCCCTTTAATCAGCTCAGTGGCGGGGCAGAGCAACGCTACATTGTAGAGGCGCTATTGGTCAAGCAGCCCACAGCTATTTAG